The DNA sequence ATATATATGATCTATAGTAGATTAGTGAAACATACTTTTAAAGCcaaattttaaaattacaacCATGCTTTGTTTTTGATGAAACTTAGTAAGTGCAAAGGGGAAGATGTGAATCAAACATATATAAATGCAAAAAGGTGaatcaaactaaaaaaaaaaagctgaaggCATAGAATATGAGGATATAAATCAGTAATGCAAGCCATGAAATTTTGTACAgatagtccccgagttacaagcatctgagttacaaatggggtgagacaacaagaagtgagagaaaggaagggaaattcactcctggaagaattaacATGGGGAAAATGGGTCTCAACTGAGGCTTTAGTACCACTTCTTGTTTCCACAAATAGCCATTTTTTTCTAAATCCAATTGTCATAAGGACAGAAAataaggtaaaatcttctgaacagaggcacagacagcaagagAAACGCCACAGGGgtttatggctggagttacaattaaaaatatacctgttccaaattacatacaaattcaacttaagaacaaacctacagaatctatcttgttcataacttggggactgcctgtatttgaaaCAAAATCCACCAGGTTTAATCATACAATTACTATACATtgtaaataaagctattatttctTGCACTTTCAGTGCACTAGGGACTCACTTGATCACACATTTCATCTGCAGTTCCAGACACAAACAGGACGGGGGACTTAATGAACAATAAATCTTCATCCCGACATTTTGCCTGAAGCTTTGGTCTATGAAGCGGGTACGACAAACATATCAGGCCTTGGATGAAGCTGTCATTGTCTTGGTCAGCTTGACGTGTCACAGAGGTAGCAGCTCGTGAACCCATTGAACGGCCTATATTCCATGTAGATTCAAGGAGACAggctttttacattttaaaatttttttcACTCTTTTGTTCAGTAATAGAGTATACTGTTTAGAGAAAGGCTCAGGAAAGTGCTGCCTGTAGACAAAATGCAACTCTCAGGTCCCCACTCCAGCCTTATCTGAACTCTTAAAAAATACTCATGATGCTTCTGTACATCCTTTTGAAAGCATCAAAGCAATTTCATCTCATTTCTGTTCTTGTTGCCTTTGACTAAGATTCTTGGCTCCCTGGTTTCAATAACGTTTTCCCTAGACCTCAAATAGGGAGAAAACATGAAGAAATTGCCCTTCAGAGGAATTTTGAGTAATTCcttttaagtttttattttaaaaaatacaaactgaACTCCTCAAGGTCCAAAGAAAAAGATCACCTTTTCCCTTGAGTAGTTTTTCCAACTTGGAATGATCATGCTTACTGTTCTGTAAATAAAGGTTTGAATGAACAACTTATCAGCTAGAGCAAATAAGTAAAATCTTTTTGATGCTGATTAGCACTAACCTAAATCTTTATCTTATTTTGGTCTGCTAGAGCAAATTAGTAAAACAAATGTTGGTACTACATAGCACTAGTCTAAGTCTTATCTTAAAACAGACATATGCCATCTTTCTTCCAAGGCAGCATGCATGGTTATCCTTTATCTGCCAAATTCATCTTCACAGCAAGCCTATGAAATAGGACATATTAATCGTGATATGCTGTTGAAGGTTTCTGGAATGCACGTGTGTTTTTTCCCCTCAGTCAAAGCTGTTTCTCATTTTCTAGCATGCAATAGGTGActgtaaaatattatttccttatgTATTAATACAGCATTGTCAAATATTCTTACCTCCAAGAAAAATGCCAGAAAGCTTGTAGGCATCTGATGATCTCAAATATTCCTATAAAaacataattttcattttttcccaacAATTTATAGACTGAAACAGTATGCTAGGAATTACTGTTAAACAACATAAAAATCTTGCTTAAGAAAGTATGTGACCTATTAAAAGATCTGTATACAAAAATATAGTTTATCTAAGAGCTGAAAGAGCAAGTGAATATGAGGGATCAGTTACACAGGGTGgatcttgacaccactttatctgccatggctcaatgctatggaattatagaagtagtagttttacaaagcctttaaaCATCTCTGCCAAGGTGTTCTGGTGTCTTACCAGATTACAAATCCAAGATTTCCAAAGCACTGATCCATTTCAGTTAATGTGGTGTGTAACTGCGTGAATTCAACAGTTCGAATGCACCagcagaaaagaaaatatttctaataCAACTGTATCATAGATAAAATGTTTGATCTACTTGGAAAGGTAGATATGcaaatcaaaatacacaaaatatgtACACACCAGTTGAACATATGGGTTACATTAACCTCTAAGCAGTTTTAAGGTTTGATAATGAACCTgaaatttcttctcttttttaagcTAAAAAGTGAACTCAGTCTTTCATACCACAACTGCTTTATATGCTTTAGTTCTGTAGATGATGTTAAGACTTTTGCATGTGAATCGAAGGCACAGAAATCCATGCGATACAAGATACTTGGCCAAAGATATGAGGTGACAGCAATTCATATCGCCAGATGCTCCATGAGTAAGAACCACAGCATAAGGGAGTATCTTGTCAGGAACAGAAAGAACAGCATCTAGAACTTTGCTTCCAAAAGGTATTTTCACAatagtctagaaataaagatatCAAAATCATTAGATATATTTCCAACTTGCATACATGAAACACAATGGTCCTGTGCTTTGAATTAAGCAATATTACACTTGGGCAGTACAGTCCTAAATGAAGATGTACTGGTGTTGGTGATTTGGGATTAGGCACACACCTCTTTTGTCAACAGAAATCTCCTGTCAGTAGATGTGCTTGCTCTTCTGTTAGCTGACTTCACAGATCTGTCAAAACAGCAGTCTGTAAAAATAAATCCTCTGCTTGATAAAAATCTGCTGACAAGAGCCAAAAATCAGGTAAAGTAGTGGAGGAATCATATTGTAGGAACACAGCCACAAGGCTAACAAAAATTCAACCAAGATGAGGCTACTCCAAGTAAATTTCAACAATCCTAGGTTGGAAGGGGTTTGGATTTGGCATAACTTCAGCTGAACCGGTTTTAGCTCAGATAGCCCTTTATCAAATAGAATTATATCTAAACTAATGGGAAACCTGTGCTTGGAATTCAGAAATATATAGATTCAAAAGATCTACTTTTCTCGTTCCTTTTCAATCACCGGATTCAGTATCTGAAGGTACATTCAGCATCTGAAGTTCATTCATCATTCTATAGACACATTCAACAATTGAAATTCTGAGGAGCTCTGAAAACTAGGTATCTATCCCCATCAATCACACTGTAAACTTTGCAAAataccacatacatacatacagatacagcCAACAGCCAAGCCACAAGACAGTAGAAAAACATAGTACTCTaagttttttttgtctgctaGTAACTTTGTGAACATACTAAGTTTGTTTTGAAACGTTTTATAGTACAAAACAACAGACTTCTAATAAAAACTAATAAAACCACAAAGATTCTTGTGACAGCTGCGAACAAACACATTTTAGTGAGACAAGTTCTTAGGACTAGACTACACTTCACAGGAGAAGGCTGCACCTTACTGGAAATTATCAAAGtacccaagcttttgatgagtaaatgacaaagttgacatggcctgatttaaggatgaagcatgaggatctcggatgaatggaattaattatatatacatttttaaggtttttataatgtgttttaacaatgttattaatagatctgtttatattgttttgtttttatgattgcattttgggcattaaattttgccaatttttataagccgccctgagtcccctcgggtgagaagggcggggtataaatgttgtaaataaataaataaattctcaaaGTACATTGTCCTACTTTCATAAGGACCTGAAGACCTAgctgttcaaacaagcttttggAACGCCTATTCCCTAGTGACCTACTCAACTGTTATGCAGCCTTGCACTTCATCCCATACCCTTGTTCCATAGTTACAGCTTTGCACTTATCCTATTCCCCTGCCCTATTGTTTACAGATTGGCCATTATGAGTGCAGTTttgagttttaagttgttgttttatcaattgtattt is a window from the Anolis carolinensis isolate JA03-04 chromosome 3, rAnoCar3.1.pri, whole genome shotgun sequence genome containing:
- the tex30 gene encoding testis-expressed protein 30 isoform X3 — translated: MNCCHLISLAKYLVSHGFLCLRFTCKSLNIIYRTKAYKAVVEYLRSSDAYKLSGIFLGGRSMGSRAATSVTRQADQDNDSFIQGLICLSYPLHRPKLQAKCRDEDLLFIKSPVLFVSGTADEMCDQRLLEDIVVKMKAPMKIHWIEKANHSMAVRGRTMDDILLEVNVQVLSWIREIIE
- the tex30 gene encoding testis-expressed protein 30 isoform X1 — encoded protein: MLLRSVKSANRRASTSTDRRFLLTKETIVKIPFGSKVLDAVLSVPDKILPYAVVLTHGASGDMNCCHLISLAKYLVSHGFLCLRFTCKSLNIIYRTKAYKAVVEYLRSSDAYKLSGIFLGGRSMGSRAATSVTRQADQDNDSFIQGLICLSYPLHRPKLQAKCRDEDLLFIKSPVLFVSGTADEMCDQRLLEDIVVKMKAPMKIHWIEKANHSMAVRGRTMDDILLEVNVQVLSWIREIIE
- the tex30 gene encoding testis-expressed protein 30 isoform X2, translated to MGDAVETIVKIPFGSKVLDAVLSVPDKILPYAVVLTHGASGDMNCCHLISLAKYLVSHGFLCLRFTCKSLNIIYRTKAYKAVVEYLRSSDAYKLSGIFLGGRSMGSRAATSVTRQADQDNDSFIQGLICLSYPLHRPKLQAKCRDEDLLFIKSPVLFVSGTADEMCDQRLLEDIVVKMKAPMKIHWIEKANHSMAVRGRTMDDILLEVNVQVLSWIREIIE